From a region of the Pan paniscus chromosome 19, NHGRI_mPanPan1-v2.0_pri, whole genome shotgun sequence genome:
- the KCNJ12 gene encoding ATP-sensitive inward rectifier potassium channel 12, with protein MTAASRANPYSIVSSEEDGLHLVTMSGANGFGNGKVHTRRRCRNRFVKKNGQCNIEFANMDEKSQRYLADMFTTCVDIRWRYMLLIFSLAFLASWLLFGVIFWVIAVAHGDLEPAEGRGRTPCVMQVHGFMAAFLFSIETQTTIGYGLRCVTEECPVAVFMVVAQSIVGCIIDSFMIGAIMAKMARPKKRAQTLLFSHNAVVALRDGKLCLMWRVGNLRKSHIVEAHVRAQLIKPRVTEEGEYIPLDQIDIDVGFDKGLDRIFLVSPITILHEIDEASPLFGISRQDLETDDFEIVVILEGMVEATAMTTQARSSYLANEILWGHRFEPVLFEEKNQYKIDYSHFHKTYEVPSTPRCSAKDLVENKFLLPSANSFCYENELAFLSRDEEDEADGDQDGRSRDGLSPQARHDFDRLQAGGGVLEQRPYRRESEI; from the coding sequence ATGACCGCGGCCAGCCGGGCCAACCCCTACAGCATCGTGTCATCGGAGGAGGACGGGCTGCACCTGGTCACCATGTCGGGCGCCAACGGCTTCGGCAACGGCAAGGTGCACACGCGGCGCAGGTGCCGCAACCGCTTCGTCAAGAAGAATGGCCAGTGCAACATTGAGTTCGCCAACATGGACGAGAAGTCACAGCGCTACCTGGCTGACATGTTCACCACCTGTGTGGACATCCGCTGGCGGTACATGCTGCTCATCTTCTCGCTGGCCTTCCTTGCCTCCTGGCTGCTGTTCGGCGTCATCTTCTGGGTCATCGCGGTGGCACACGGTGACCTGGAGCCGGCTGAGGGCCGCGGCCGCACACCCTGTGTGATGCAGGTGCACGGCTTCATGGCGGCCTTCCTCTTCTCCATCGAGACGCAGACCACCATCGGCTACGGGCTGCGCTGTGTGACGGAGGAGTGCCCGGTGGCCGTCTTCATGGTGGTGGCCCAGTCCATCGTGGGCTGCATCATCGACTCCTTCATGATTGGTGCCATCATGGCCAAGATGGCAAGGCCCAAGAAGCGGGCACAGACGCTGCTGTTCAGCCACAACGCCGTGGTGGCCCTGCGTgacggcaagctctgcctcatgTGGCGTGTGGGTAACCTGCGCAAGAGCCACATTGTGGAGGCCCATGTGCGCGCGCAGCTCATCAAGCCGCGGGTCACCGAGGAGGGCGAGTACATCCCGCTGGACCAGATCGACATCGATGTGGGCTTCGACAAGGGCCTGGACCGCATCTTTCTGGTGTCGCCCATCACCATCCTGCACGAGATTGACGAGGCCAGCCCGCTCTTCGGCATCAGCCGGCAGGACCTGGAGACGGACGACTTTGAGATCGTGGTCATCCTGGAAGGCATGGTGGAGGCCACAGCCATGACCACCCAGGCCCGCAGCTCCTACCTGGCCAATGAGATCCTGTGGGGTCACCGCTTTGAGCCCGTGCTCTTCGAGGAGAAGAACCAGTACAAGATTGACTACTCGCACTTCCACAAGACCTATGAGGTGCCCTCTACGCCCCGCTGCAGCGCGAAGGATCTGGTGGAGAACAAGTTCCTGCTGCCCAGCGCCAACTCCTTCTGCTACGAGAACGAGCTGGCCTTCCTGAGCCGTGACGAGGAGGATGAGGCGGACGGAGACCAGGACGGCCGAAGCCGGGACGGCCTCAGCCCCCAGGCCAGGCATGACTTTGACAGACTCCAGGCTGGTGGCGGGGTCCTGGAGCAGCGGCCCTACAGACGGGAGTCAGAGATCTGA